A window of Verrucomicrobiota bacterium genomic DNA:
CCTCTGGGCCATACCCATCCCCCCGCACAAATCGCCATACTTTACTCCCGCCACCCCTGCCCAACAGAACCCAAAAATCCACTCGAAAGCAGATCGTGGATCAATTTTACCCCAAACGAGGGGACGGCCAACTCAAACTAGGCAAGGCGCGCAAACCGATTCGAGATTACAAAAAAGCCACGGGTAATATCGAGGGTACTATTGAGTTACTACGGGTGTATCTGGAGAACGGCAATGACTTCACCTGTGAGTTCGGCGATATCAGTGACCCCTCCTACGACAGCCTGTGCTCCGTGATGGATGAACTGGCTAAATTGCTGAAGGTAGAAGGTAAGGAGGCTTACGCGAAGGTGGCAGACCGGCTTCACACGGTAGCCTCTAGAGCCGAAAAGATTGGCTGGGGCTATGGAGATCATATCTCGGGAGTCGTCAAGGAGCTTGAGACTCAATGGCCTCCGTCTCAAAAGACGCAGGATTAATGTCTCGTCCGCGTATGGAGAAAAGATGAATTATGAAGAATGTAGAATAACCACCGATACCAACCGATCGGCAGGGCCAGTTCCTGACCTACCTCTATCAATACACTCTGGTGAATGGCTGTGCGCCAGCTGAGGCGGACATGCAGCGGTATTTCCAGATCACGCTCCCGAGCGTGCATTCCATGGTGCTCACCCTGGGACGGCGCGCATTCATCCAGCGCGTGCCCAACCAGGCCCGTAGCATTACCCTTCTCGTGACGCCCGAATCTTTCCCCCCCCTTGAAACGCATCCCCCTTTAAAGCACACACTTTTCCATTATGGCCTTTACCGACATCGAAATCGCCGAGCACACGCTCACCCTTGAGAAACACTTCTGGGCGCACCGCCGTCCGCCCCTGCATCTGCGTGAGGAGATTCGTGAGGGCCAGAGATTCCTCGACCAATCCATCGAGCTATTTTTCGTGCGCCCAGCTTTTAATCATCCAGACCAGCAAATATCTCTGGCAACTCTTCTGGAAACGGGCCGATGGCAAGTGGCACCGCTACCCGCCCCGCCCGGAGACCAAGTCCTTGGCCGACGCCCTCGCCATCATACACGAAGATCCCAAAGGTTGTTTCTTCGGTTGACTCTCCGTAGAGTCGTCTTCACCACAATAATCTTCCGGTTTATCTGATTATTACTCGCGCAAATTGCTTTTTCTGGGGAGATTCCTGAAAAAATAAACAGGAAAAAGGGGAATTATGCTCTGGTTGGGGCGTATGACTACACCACGACTTCTAACACTGGGGCATAGCCCCCGATCCCGATGATGCATTCATGTTCTACGCGCTGAAGGAAAATAAAATCGAGATGCACGGTTACCGCTTCAAGCACATCCTCCTGCATATCCAGCCCCTCAATGAGCGGTCCATACGCGGGGAGTATCCGGGACAAGACCGTCGCCATTCCCAGACTCTTGACCAGTGCTTTTCTCGCCCGGATTGATCCATACATTGTCAAAATGGCTCCGTCCGGTGGAGCCCCGGATGCTTACAAGTACTTTTATGGGGTCCTCTCATCCGTCGAAAAAGCAGGCCTCGCCTCGATGGTCGGCGGGCTCAAAGCACGGTTCGTAATCAAAGACGGTGACACAAGCTAGGAAGGTGCCGCTTAAAAAAAAATCAATCACCACCGGCTTCAAAGCCGGTGGAATGAATGTTCCCTTATTCTAAAAAGAAATGCAAAGACAAAAATTGT
This region includes:
- a CDS encoding DUF3024 domain-containing protein, whose protein sequence is MRARDSSTNPSSYFSCAQLLIIQTSKYLWQLFWKRADGKWHRYPPRPETKSLADALAIIHEDPKGCFFG